Genomic segment of Frankiaceae bacterium:
GCCGCTCTACAAGTGGTTCCTCGCCATCCCGCACTATGTCGTGCTGATCGCCCTCGCGGTGGCCAGCGTGGTCACGGTGCTCTGGGGCGCCGTCGCCGTCGTCATCACCGGCCAGTACCCGGAGCCGGCCCGCGCCTTCCTCGTCGGCGCCTACCGCTACTGCCTCCGCGTCGAGGCGTACGTCGGACTCCTCACCGACGAGTACCCGCCGTTCAGCCTCTCGTCGTGAAACGCGGCGAAATCAGAGGTCGAGCTCGTTCGCCTGGCGGGAACCCGGCGCTCCCCGACCGCCGCGCCCGATCAGGGGCAAACCTGACGCCTAGGGTCCGCGCGGTCGCCGGGTGGACCGGAGCCCTCGTGTCCGGCGGGCGCGCACGCGAGCGAATGCCCGCAACGAACGCGGTACGACTGGCGCAGGCTCGCGTCCTCATGACGGACTTTCGACGGCGAGCACCCGGGGGCGCGGTCGTACCGCGACGTCGTCTACGCGCGGCTGTGCGTGTTCCTGAGCTCCAAGCGGATGCCATGGCCGGCTGACGCCTTCGCGCGGCCCGCGTCGCGCGCGATAGCACGCCCGGGTCGGCGGCTCCCTGTCTGCCTGACGCGACGGTTGATGTCGTCCTGACGGCTCTGGACCAGGTACTCGTAGATGGTGCTCATCGGTGCCTCCTGGGAGAACGGTCCGCACGCGGACCGGGCGGTGATGGAGTGCCGGCCGCAGGAGTGCGGCCGGTCGAGGCGGTGGATACAGCCGGTCGTCACGCCGTCCCGACGGGCGTGCCGGTGCGGACGGCCCGGATCACATCCGTGATGGCCGCGACCGATACGGCCGACGCGATCGGGTCGTCGAGCACGCCGCCGTGGGTGCTGTCCACGCTGCGCCGGCGCGCGTTGCTGGACAGGGCGGCGAGCTCCGCCTGCGCCGCGGGCCAACCGGGCGTGCCGCTGAGGGTGTCGCCGGCAGCCACGACGATCAGCGGCTTGCTGCCCAGCGTCGTCAGCGTCTGAGCCTGCGCGAAGGTGCGGCGGTAGGTGGAGAGCTCGTCGCGAGCGGTGCGGGCGCTGCGGGGATCGGCCGCGAAGGCGCGGGCGTGGCGGCCTGCCTCGCCGGGCACCTCGTTGGAGAACAGGGCAGGCGCCAGCCGGCTGGCCCCCAGCCGGGTCAGAGTGGGGAGAACGCCGTACAGACGGGTCATCATCGAGTACTGCGTCGCGTACTCCGGCAGGACGGTGAACTGCCGCGGGCTTGCGGAGTCCAGCAGGACCATGCCGGCGACCTGCTCGGGGTGCTGTGCCGCGTAGGTCATCGCGTAGACGCCGCCGGTGCTGTGTCCGACCAGGACGTACGGGCCGGTCTCGCCCGCGACCGCCAGCAGCCGGTGGAGGTCGTCGACCACGGCGAGGCCGTCCTGCGGTCGTGGCGCGTCGTCGCTCCAGCCGGTGCCGGCGCGGTCGTACGCGCACACTCGT
This window contains:
- a CDS encoding alpha/beta fold hydrolase; the protein is MTTTPLRPRRPSGAAAPHTEPERRGPFARIVVAALVTGAVAAAALVLGAYPGAPEHVTTGIALLGFASGWAMLGALTTRMTSSPQRWAYGLAAFLGVSGLALVTLAPGDDGLTAAAWVWPPALLLLLTWSARRMRAAMPGRSRWLLYPVFGALFLASVGALVQNVTARDAMAMPGALYDVGSHRLHLNCTGTGAPTVVLESGLGGSSPMWARVTSGTARTTRVCAYDRAGTGWSDDAPRPQDGLAVVDDLHRLLAVAGETGPYVLVGHSTGGVYAMTYAAQHPEQVAGMVLLDSASPRQFTVLPEYATQYSMMTRLYGVLPTLTRLGASRLAPALFSNEVPGEAGRHARAFAADPRSARTARDELSTYRRTFAQAQTLTTLGSKPLIVVAAGDTLSGTPGWPAAQAELAALSSNARRRSVDSTHGGVLDDPIASAVSVAAITDVIRAVRTGTPVGTA